A single window of Archangium gephyra DNA harbors:
- a CDS encoding SDR family NAD(P)-dependent oxidoreductase, producing MRARFTQQKVIVVGGTSGMGKAVARIVLEEGGRAVVIGHRDDKLQAAVAELVAFGPVDGLRADITSVTERQALVAQLHRDHADATLLVNAAGVFLPKAFLEHEERDYELYLDINKATFFITQAVARSMVALRKGGAIVNIGSMWARQAIQATPSSAYSMAKAGLHSLTQHLAMELAGHGIRVNAVSPAIVETPIYEGFIPKEQVHGALQGFNGFHPIGRVGRAEDVAQTIAHLLSNETSWVTGAIWDVDGGVMAGRNKYS from the coding sequence ATGCGTGCGCGATTCACCCAGCAGAAGGTCATCGTTGTGGGCGGTACGAGCGGCATGGGGAAGGCCGTTGCCCGAATCGTCCTCGAAGAGGGGGGGAGGGCGGTCGTCATCGGGCATCGAGACGACAAGCTCCAAGCCGCGGTCGCTGAGTTGGTTGCGTTCGGGCCCGTGGACGGCCTGCGCGCGGACATCACCTCTGTCACTGAGCGACAGGCTCTGGTGGCCCAACTGCACAGGGACCACGCCGACGCGACGCTGCTGGTCAACGCAGCGGGCGTCTTCCTGCCGAAGGCATTCCTGGAGCACGAGGAACGCGATTACGAGCTGTATCTCGACATCAACAAGGCCACCTTCTTCATCACGCAGGCCGTCGCCAGGTCCATGGTCGCGCTGCGCAAGGGGGGCGCGATTGTCAACATCGGCTCGATGTGGGCCAGGCAGGCCATCCAGGCCACTCCCTCCTCGGCCTATTCGATGGCCAAGGCAGGACTTCACTCGCTGACGCAGCACCTGGCGATGGAGTTGGCCGGCCATGGCATCCGCGTCAACGCGGTTTCGCCGGCAATCGTCGAGACCCCCATCTACGAGGGTTTCATCCCGAAGGAGCAGGTTCACGGTGCGCTCCAGGGGTTCAACGGATTCCATCCGATCGGCCGCGTGGGCCGCGCGGAGGATGTTGCGCAGACCATCGCCCATCTGTTGTCGAACGAGACCTCGTGGGTCACCGGCGCAATCTGGGATGTCGACGGCGGCGTCATGGCAGGACGCAACAAGTACAGCTGA
- a CDS encoding tetratricopeptide repeat protein, with amino-acid sequence MTHLDSRGLPLSTTSDLAAERYRDGVDLLLSTWPGAAEALEEAVAADPDFALAHAARARLHAIRAEPAKARARIATAEELVARRGTERERSHVELLSLAINGQPAKALERVLAHTDTWPRDILILSLPLGAFGLFAFSGMTDHDRARVELCERHARHFDADDWWFLTYRGWAHAENGNVKLGRALTQRGYDLRTHNANAAHALAHVLYESGAGEEAERLIADWLPGYDRAGILHGHIAWHSALGALERGDPERALAIYAEDIQPSVSAGMPVNVVSDTASFLWRLQAYGHTVPPGLWEAAAAYSGGVFQKAGFAFADVHMALLAAATGDRAAVEQRVEALTGLLEAGALAAGPVVPALCRAALAFAEEDYAGCARLLEPLAAEVVRIGGSGAQREVFEDMLLLALMRSGEAVKARELLERRLHRRPSPRDTRWYGLLTA; translated from the coding sequence ATGACCCACCTCGACAGCCGCGGCCTGCCACTCTCGACCACGTCCGACCTCGCGGCCGAACGCTACCGGGATGGGGTGGACCTGCTCCTCTCGACCTGGCCCGGCGCCGCGGAGGCCCTGGAGGAGGCAGTCGCGGCCGACCCGGACTTCGCTCTCGCCCATGCGGCGCGCGCGCGCCTGCACGCCATCCGTGCCGAACCGGCCAAGGCCCGGGCGCGGATCGCGACGGCCGAAGAGCTCGTCGCCCGGCGGGGGACCGAGCGGGAGCGGAGCCATGTGGAGCTCCTGTCCCTCGCCATCAACGGCCAGCCGGCAAAAGCGCTGGAGCGGGTGCTCGCACACACCGACACCTGGCCACGGGACATCCTGATCCTCTCGCTGCCTCTCGGCGCCTTCGGGCTCTTCGCCTTCTCCGGGATGACGGACCACGACCGGGCGCGCGTGGAACTCTGCGAGCGCCATGCCCGGCACTTCGACGCCGACGATTGGTGGTTCCTCACCTACCGGGGCTGGGCCCATGCGGAGAACGGCAACGTGAAGCTCGGCCGAGCCCTCACGCAGCGCGGCTATGATCTGCGGACCCACAACGCGAACGCGGCGCACGCGCTCGCGCACGTCCTGTACGAGAGCGGAGCGGGCGAGGAGGCGGAGCGGCTGATCGCGGACTGGCTGCCGGGCTATGACCGCGCCGGAATCCTCCATGGCCACATCGCCTGGCACTCTGCCCTCGGCGCCCTGGAGCGGGGTGATCCGGAGCGGGCCCTCGCCATCTACGCGGAGGATATCCAGCCGTCGGTTTCGGCCGGAATGCCGGTCAATGTGGTCAGCGACACCGCCTCTTTCCTGTGGCGGCTCCAGGCCTACGGCCACACGGTGCCGCCGGGGCTGTGGGAGGCGGCGGCGGCCTATTCTGGGGGAGTCTTCCAGAAGGCGGGCTTCGCCTTCGCGGATGTCCACATGGCCCTCCTCGCGGCGGCGACCGGCGACAGGGCCGCGGTGGAGCAGCGCGTGGAGGCGTTGACGGGCCTGCTCGAGGCGGGGGCCCTGGCCGCCGGACCGGTGGTGCCGGCGCTCTGCCGCGCCGCCCTTGCCTTCGCGGAGGAAGACTACGCGGGCTGCGCCCGCCTCCTGGAGCCGCTCGCGGCCGAGGTCGTGCGCATCGGCGGCAGCGGCGCTCAGCGCGAGGTATTCGAGGACATGCTCCTGCTCGCCCTGATGCGGAGCGGCGAGGCGGTGAAGGCGCGTGAGCTTCTCGAGCGCCGCCTGCACCGCCGCCCGTCACCGCGCGACACGCGCTGGTATGGTCTGCTCACAGCCTGA
- a CDS encoding amidohydrolase family protein, giving the protein MKGASALGAAVVASSPLPALAAPAQGDLPQELGARDHDLPRETGASHRRYLLKGGAVLSMDPQVGNFARGDVLIEGKRIVAVGANLHAPGAAIINAAGMIVMPGFIDTHHHQYQTALRSFLSDGLLFNDGLPHGEKNYLDYIHFKITPVFRPEDAYLAELVSSLSQLDAGVTTVVDTSQVGHTPAHTDAVIRGLQEAGRRAVFVYSPGVGPGNIFPNDLQRLQSRYFSSSDQLLTLAMGGEVFDPAFRTYWAIGRQNGLPIVTHLVGSIGQATLVEELASEGLLGPDLVFIHASRISEGSWQAIAESGASVSIAAPIEMAMRHGMPPLQSALDHGIQPALSTDVECTMTADFFTQMRTAFTLQRALINERALNGETNLPELLTCRDVIRFATVEGARVAGLSHKVGSLTPGKEADILMLRADALNVAPLNNVPGAVVTLMDRSNVDTVIVGGRIRKWRGALVDVNWTRLRTALEASRDYLLQAAGVQRELF; this is encoded by the coding sequence GTGAAGGGGGCCTCCGCCCTCGGTGCCGCGGTGGTCGCTTCGAGTCCCCTACCGGCGCTGGCGGCGCCCGCACAGGGTGACCTGCCGCAGGAGCTCGGTGCCAGGGACCATGACCTGCCAAGGGAGACCGGTGCCTCGCACCGGCGTTACCTGCTCAAAGGCGGCGCGGTCCTCAGCATGGATCCCCAGGTGGGGAACTTCGCCCGGGGTGACGTGCTCATCGAGGGCAAGCGGATCGTCGCGGTGGGGGCCAACCTGCACGCTCCCGGTGCGGCGATCATCAACGCCGCGGGCATGATCGTCATGCCCGGCTTCATCGACACCCACCACCACCAGTACCAGACCGCGCTGCGCAGCTTCCTGTCGGACGGCCTGCTGTTCAACGATGGGCTGCCGCACGGCGAGAAGAACTACCTCGACTACATCCACTTCAAGATCACCCCGGTCTTCAGGCCGGAGGACGCCTACCTCGCCGAGCTCGTCTCCTCGCTCAGCCAGCTGGACGCGGGGGTGACCACGGTCGTCGACACGTCGCAGGTAGGCCATACGCCGGCGCACACCGATGCCGTCATCCGGGGGCTTCAGGAGGCGGGCCGCCGCGCCGTCTTCGTGTACTCACCGGGCGTGGGCCCCGGCAACATCTTCCCGAATGATCTCCAGCGGCTCCAGAGCCGGTACTTCTCCTCGAGCGATCAGCTCCTGACCCTGGCGATGGGCGGGGAGGTGTTCGACCCCGCGTTCCGGACCTACTGGGCGATCGGCCGCCAGAATGGCCTTCCCATCGTGACGCACCTCGTCGGCAGCATCGGCCAGGCGACGCTCGTGGAGGAGCTCGCGAGCGAGGGACTGCTCGGGCCGGACCTCGTGTTCATCCACGCCAGCCGCATCTCGGAGGGCTCCTGGCAGGCGATCGCCGAGTCGGGGGCGAGCGTCTCGATCGCCGCTCCGATCGAAATGGCCATGCGGCACGGCATGCCGCCGCTCCAGTCCGCGCTCGATCATGGAATCCAGCCCGCGCTCAGCACGGATGTCGAGTGCACGATGACCGCGGACTTCTTCACCCAGATGCGGACCGCCTTCACGCTCCAGCGGGCGCTCATCAACGAGCGCGCGCTGAACGGCGAGACGAACCTGCCCGAGCTCCTCACGTGCCGCGATGTGATTCGCTTCGCCACGGTCGAGGGGGCCCGGGTGGCCGGTCTCTCCCATAAGGTGGGCTCACTGACGCCGGGCAAGGAGGCCGACATCCTCATGCTGCGCGCGGATGCCCTCAACGTGGCCCCGCTCAACAATGTGCCGGGGGCCGTCGTCACGTTGATGGACCGCAGCAACGTGGACACGGTCATCGTCGGGGGAAGAATCCGCAAGTGGCGGGGCGCCCTGGTGGATGTGAACTGGACCCGCCTGCGCACCGCCCTCGAGGCCTCCAGGGACTACCTCCTTCAGGCGGCGGGAGTCCAGCGCGAGCTCTTCTGA
- a CDS encoding ADYC domain-containing protein: MDTSRPQVRPMGVVLCTAFVLLATSAQAANGGYQSQQGTHLRGTVAELLEQVPLQLSSARFKGLPVSPAWIDQGQLLGQWQTEFLSGEKLIGVGFSGMYNGEKVALQIVDARPHVNVYTGLKSATLWEYQVVWESPTAGKGELCPGSAPALVLPGRWGAGVLYEDRDAFFFACLPHKAETESGLDKGGVTAKCVEWGYTPWVNPEPMPDGSPSPATTSDEAKRYHASCATMASADYCGEGRPNTVNGTPLVMFNAKNVVTQLVGTTPYVASGPFGSGADFFFETAWAASQVKDTQGYGWRAKALCLTKKRWSTLPLNGTCLNPTNLPDPRTQRQAPFCESLSASQLLSQGAMLFSYSSYIDAGLYRFKHKVTGELLTTASLNISPSGAFVYVPKVPNGNDYVLDTTGVSSVYEGPILSPSVPATFPGLADARPLWRYTDGLGRYVTLVEGTGVPAGFVPDGANALEGYVYVGKALSGPPELHLWERSGSYATSTGPLGTLSYHDVALMGFLPSLSDYDQLP, encoded by the coding sequence ATGGATACCAGCAGACCGCAGGTGCGGCCCATGGGGGTGGTGCTGTGCACCGCGTTCGTGCTCCTCGCCACCAGCGCCCAGGCGGCGAACGGGGGCTATCAGAGCCAGCAGGGCACGCACCTGCGCGGCACCGTGGCCGAGCTGCTCGAGCAGGTCCCCCTTCAACTGAGCTCCGCCCGCTTCAAGGGCCTTCCCGTGAGCCCGGCGTGGATCGACCAGGGCCAATTGCTGGGGCAATGGCAGACGGAGTTCCTGTCGGGCGAGAAGCTCATCGGGGTGGGCTTCTCGGGGATGTACAACGGCGAGAAGGTGGCGCTGCAGATCGTGGACGCCCGGCCTCACGTCAACGTGTACACGGGGCTCAAGTCAGCGACCCTCTGGGAGTACCAGGTGGTGTGGGAGTCGCCGACGGCGGGGAAGGGAGAGTTGTGCCCGGGCAGCGCGCCGGCGCTCGTGCTGCCCGGCCGCTGGGGCGCGGGCGTGCTCTATGAGGATCGGGATGCGTTCTTCTTCGCCTGCCTGCCGCACAAGGCGGAAACGGAGAGCGGGCTCGACAAGGGCGGAGTGACCGCCAAGTGCGTGGAGTGGGGCTATACGCCCTGGGTCAACCCGGAGCCGATGCCGGACGGGAGCCCGAGCCCGGCGACGACGTCCGACGAGGCGAAGCGCTACCACGCCTCCTGCGCCACCATGGCCTCGGCGGACTACTGCGGCGAGGGCAGGCCCAACACCGTCAATGGCACGCCGCTCGTCATGTTCAACGCCAAGAACGTGGTGACGCAGCTGGTGGGCACGACGCCGTACGTGGCGTCCGGTCCTTTTGGCTCCGGCGCGGACTTCTTCTTCGAGACGGCGTGGGCGGCGTCGCAGGTGAAGGACACCCAGGGCTACGGGTGGCGCGCCAAGGCGCTGTGTCTGACCAAGAAGCGCTGGTCCACCCTGCCTCTGAACGGCACGTGCCTCAACCCCACGAACCTGCCGGATCCCCGGACGCAGCGCCAGGCACCGTTCTGCGAGTCCCTCTCCGCCTCACAGTTGCTGTCCCAGGGGGCGATGCTGTTCTCCTACTCGTCGTACATCGACGCGGGCCTCTATCGCTTCAAGCACAAGGTGACGGGCGAGCTGCTCACCACGGCGTCGCTGAACATCTCTCCCTCGGGGGCCTTCGTGTACGTGCCCAAGGTCCCGAATGGGAATGACTACGTGCTGGATACGACGGGCGTCTCGTCCGTCTACGAGGGCCCCATCCTCAGCCCGAGCGTGCCGGCCACGTTCCCGGGCCTGGCGGACGCGCGCCCGCTGTGGCGTTACACGGATGGTCTGGGGCGCTACGTCACGCTGGTGGAAGGAACGGGTGTGCCCGCGGGCTTCGTGCCCGATGGCGCCAACGCCCTGGAGGGTTACGTCTATGTCGGCAAGGCGCTCAGCGGGCCTCCCGAGCTGCACTTGTGGGAGCGCTCGGGCAGCTACGCGACGTCCACCGGCCCCCTGGGAACGCTGAGCTACCATGACGTCGCCCTGATGGGATTCCTGCCCTCGCTGAGTGACTACGACCAGCTGCCGTAG
- a CDS encoding trifunctional serine/threonine-protein kinase/ATP-binding protein/sensor histidine kinase, which yields MLNLPGYALRRPVRATDANMLFLAVREADGAPVIIKTPAGPFAGPREDERYRREHGILQRLLGVRGVTRPYGCERLNDRPVLVLEEVQGVALSEAVGRPFELARFLELAVALTSTLAEIHLRGVIHKDIKPSNIIVTPSGEPRIIDFGAATLQRTEHVDAAPSYLLEGTLAYMSPEQTGRMNRALDYRTDFYSLGVTFYELLTGVRPFQGRDALEWFHAHMAQLPRPPHELVASIPPVLSMIVMRCLAKVAEERYQSAEGLRHDLAECVEGLRRGTLELFVLGKRDIPSRFQLPQRLYGRDAHVATLLQGFERIVREGRPELILVRGYSGIGKSSVVHELHKPVVQRRGFFLSGKFDQLQRDVPYATLAQAIRGLVQHLLVGTDEEVARWREHLREALQGNGQVIVDLVPQLALVMGPQPAVPELPPSEAQHRFKQVFLQFLGVFATAEHPLVMFLDDLQWADLASLRLLQALLTEENAPPVLWIGAYRDNEVSPSHPLMMTLGEMRKANVPVTDLQLEPLSLEQLQHLVGDALPGAGAELIVPLSEQVHQKTGGNPFFLLQLMLALHHDGLLSRTPGGGWRWDAEGVGARGYSDNIVDFMARNLHQLPASTQRLLPLAACVGNSFSLGMLALIAGQEVAEVERGLEPALLDGLVVRSASEQYRFLHDRIQQAAHALIPEGELKAIHLRIGRLLLERLSPEEVREKLFEIVSQLNTGVELISGDEERHRLAHLNAEAGWKARASSAHDSAAAYLSLAFSLIPGDPWETDPELAFKVQLDQAGSELVSGNFAQTRRLLEGLRSRARRRADIAAVYGLRHEVHLIAGEIEASVTCLLECLALLGMPMDPHPSWEEALAAREEVQALLGARPIESLVELPLMTDADMKPVMSVLARLFPSAYLTDNNLLVLHVCRLVSLSLRYGNTNESVIAYSSLGVLLGQFFKSYQEGYAYGMLACALVDRYNLNHERVRALFNLEMISYWCRPLAVAHEHALSAFQHALQTNNYLYACYIVGHVVWNRQAMGHPLDDVYQDAVARMDFMRKTGFVGVVDTTLIVLRYMQTLRGHSPTFGTLDGEGFDEKALEASLSPAHMSAMVCQYWLSKMQARFMCGSYAEAREAGDKAAAFIWSFIGIIPRLDFYLFRALALAACCEGAAEEERRRYLEAAEEHWQQLEVWAINCPETFRALERLVFAELARLRGRLEQALSAYEEALRAARENGFIQHVALVCELAANFYRKRQAPFIAEAYARQAREAYAQWGAHGKVKQLDALWPSLVGLAAPSSTSTTTTSSESREIDALAVVKAQQAVSSEIVLERLVSTLMRVATENAGAQRGALLLPRGDKLELVADTESAPSAALPWTILSYVRRTHEPVLIGDAAAPHPFSGEPYLEHSGTRSVLCLPLMRQESLSGVMYLENRFASGAFTPERITLLGQLASQAAISIENARLYAELQRTEAALRSANEGLERRVEERTRELKQAQAQLVDTARAAGMAEVASDVLHNVGNVLTSAVINLEQMRSAAAASRFDRAAQLSTLLKEHQEDLVGFLTRDPRGRVLPDYLLALTEELRQERIQLRTNLNEMGLHLEHIHAIIRVQQDYAKTTLILGEWDLAQIIEDSLRFQLAALQRHGVTVTREFTSVPKLQVDKHKVLQILINLLSNAKDAMAEVPEGQRHLCVRLTAEGNVARIQVVDSGKGFTLELRKQLFALGFTTRKEGHGFGLHSSALAAQVMGGRLLLESEGPGKGATATLELPVSQTR from the coding sequence ATGTTGAACCTTCCAGGCTACGCGCTCCGCCGTCCGGTCCGCGCCACTGACGCGAACATGCTGTTTCTGGCGGTGCGCGAGGCGGATGGCGCACCGGTCATCATCAAGACACCGGCGGGCCCCTTCGCGGGCCCGCGCGAGGACGAGCGGTATCGCCGGGAGCACGGCATCCTGCAACGGCTCCTGGGCGTGCGCGGCGTCACCCGGCCCTATGGGTGCGAGCGGCTCAACGACCGCCCCGTCCTGGTGCTGGAGGAGGTGCAGGGGGTGGCCCTCTCCGAGGCGGTGGGCAGACCCTTCGAGCTCGCCCGCTTCCTCGAGCTGGCCGTCGCCCTGACCTCGACCCTGGCGGAGATCCACCTCCGGGGCGTCATCCACAAGGACATCAAGCCCTCCAACATCATCGTCACGCCCTCGGGAGAGCCGCGCATCATCGACTTTGGCGCCGCCACCCTCCAGCGGACCGAGCATGTGGATGCGGCTCCGAGCTACCTGCTGGAGGGAACGCTGGCCTACATGTCCCCGGAGCAGACCGGGCGCATGAACCGCGCGTTGGACTACCGCACCGACTTCTACTCGCTGGGCGTGACGTTCTACGAGCTGCTCACGGGAGTCCGGCCCTTCCAGGGGCGTGACGCGCTCGAGTGGTTCCATGCGCACATGGCCCAGCTGCCGAGGCCGCCGCACGAGCTCGTCGCCAGCATCCCGCCGGTGCTGTCCATGATTGTCATGAGGTGCCTGGCCAAGGTCGCCGAGGAGCGCTACCAGAGCGCCGAGGGGCTGAGGCACGACCTGGCGGAGTGCGTGGAGGGTCTGCGCCGGGGCACCCTCGAGCTCTTCGTGCTGGGCAAGCGGGACATCCCCAGCCGCTTTCAGCTCCCCCAGCGGCTCTACGGGCGCGACGCCCACGTCGCCACCCTGCTCCAGGGCTTCGAGCGAATCGTGCGCGAAGGAAGACCCGAGCTCATCCTGGTCCGCGGCTACTCCGGCATCGGCAAGTCCTCGGTGGTCCACGAGCTGCACAAGCCCGTGGTTCAGCGGCGAGGCTTCTTCCTGAGCGGCAAGTTCGATCAGCTCCAGCGGGATGTGCCCTACGCCACCCTGGCCCAGGCCATCCGGGGGTTGGTGCAGCACCTGCTGGTGGGCACCGATGAGGAGGTGGCCCGGTGGCGTGAGCACCTGCGGGAGGCCCTCCAGGGCAACGGCCAGGTCATCGTGGACCTGGTTCCCCAGCTCGCGCTCGTCATGGGCCCGCAGCCGGCGGTGCCGGAGCTTCCGCCCTCCGAGGCGCAGCACCGCTTCAAGCAGGTCTTCCTCCAGTTCCTCGGCGTCTTCGCCACCGCCGAGCACCCGCTCGTCATGTTCCTGGACGATCTGCAGTGGGCGGACCTGGCCAGCCTCCGGCTCCTCCAAGCCCTGCTCACCGAGGAGAACGCGCCACCGGTGCTGTGGATCGGCGCCTACCGGGACAACGAGGTCAGCCCCTCCCACCCGCTGATGATGACGCTCGGGGAGATGCGCAAGGCGAACGTCCCGGTGACCGACCTCCAACTCGAGCCGCTGAGCCTGGAGCAGCTCCAGCACCTCGTGGGCGATGCGCTCCCCGGGGCGGGGGCGGAGCTCATCGTGCCCCTCTCGGAGCAGGTGCACCAGAAGACGGGCGGCAACCCGTTCTTCCTCCTCCAGTTGATGCTGGCGTTGCACCACGATGGCCTCCTGAGCCGTACGCCCGGAGGGGGATGGCGGTGGGATGCCGAGGGCGTCGGGGCCAGGGGGTACTCCGACAACATCGTCGACTTCATGGCTCGCAACCTGCACCAGCTTCCCGCGAGCACCCAGCGCCTGCTCCCCCTGGCGGCGTGCGTGGGCAACAGCTTCTCACTCGGGATGCTGGCCCTCATCGCCGGCCAGGAGGTGGCCGAGGTGGAGCGGGGCCTCGAGCCGGCGCTCCTGGACGGCCTGGTGGTGCGCAGCGCCTCGGAGCAGTACCGCTTCCTGCATGACCGCATCCAGCAGGCGGCGCATGCCCTCATCCCCGAAGGAGAGCTCAAGGCCATCCACCTGCGCATCGGGCGCCTGCTGCTGGAGCGCCTGTCTCCCGAGGAGGTGCGCGAGAAGCTCTTCGAGATCGTGAGCCAGCTCAACACCGGGGTGGAGCTGATCAGCGGCGACGAGGAGCGCCACCGCCTCGCGCACCTGAACGCCGAGGCGGGCTGGAAGGCCCGGGCCTCGAGCGCGCACGACTCGGCCGCCGCCTATCTCTCACTGGCCTTCTCGCTCATCCCGGGCGACCCCTGGGAGACGGACCCCGAGCTGGCCTTCAAGGTGCAGCTCGATCAGGCGGGCAGCGAGCTCGTGAGCGGCAACTTCGCCCAGACCCGCCGCCTGCTGGAGGGGCTGCGCTCCCGGGCGCGGAGACGGGCGGACATCGCCGCCGTCTACGGCCTGAGGCACGAGGTGCACCTCATCGCCGGCGAGATCGAGGCCTCCGTCACCTGCCTCCTGGAGTGCCTGGCCCTGCTGGGCATGCCGATGGATCCCCATCCCTCCTGGGAGGAGGCCCTGGCCGCCCGTGAGGAGGTCCAGGCGCTGCTGGGAGCCCGTCCCATCGAGAGCCTCGTCGAGCTGCCATTGATGACGGACGCGGACATGAAGCCGGTGATGAGCGTCCTGGCCCGCCTCTTCCCGTCCGCCTACCTCACCGACAACAATCTGCTCGTCCTCCATGTCTGCCGGCTGGTCTCCCTGAGCCTGCGCTACGGCAACACCAACGAGTCTGTGATTGCCTACAGCTCGCTCGGAGTGCTGCTCGGCCAGTTCTTCAAGAGCTATCAGGAGGGCTATGCCTATGGCATGCTCGCCTGCGCGCTCGTCGACCGGTACAACCTGAACCATGAGCGGGTCCGGGCGCTCTTCAACCTGGAGATGATCAGCTACTGGTGCCGGCCCCTGGCCGTCGCGCACGAGCACGCGCTGAGCGCCTTCCAGCACGCGCTCCAGACCAACAACTACCTGTACGCCTGCTACATCGTGGGCCATGTCGTCTGGAACCGGCAGGCCATGGGGCACCCCCTGGACGACGTCTACCAGGACGCGGTCGCCCGGATGGACTTCATGCGCAAGACGGGCTTCGTGGGCGTGGTGGATACCACCCTCATCGTCCTGCGCTACATGCAGACACTGCGGGGCCACTCGCCCACGTTCGGCACGCTGGACGGGGAGGGCTTCGACGAGAAGGCCCTCGAGGCCTCGCTGTCGCCGGCCCACATGAGCGCCATGGTGTGCCAGTACTGGCTCTCCAAGATGCAGGCGCGCTTCATGTGCGGCTCCTACGCGGAGGCCCGTGAGGCGGGGGACAAGGCGGCGGCGTTCATCTGGTCCTTCATCGGCATCATCCCGCGCCTGGACTTCTACCTCTTCCGCGCCCTGGCCCTGGCCGCGTGTTGCGAGGGAGCGGCGGAGGAGGAGCGGCGGCGGTACCTCGAGGCCGCCGAGGAACACTGGCAACAGCTCGAGGTGTGGGCCATCAACTGCCCCGAGACCTTCCGCGCACTCGAGCGGCTGGTCTTCGCGGAGCTGGCGCGCCTCCGGGGCCGCCTGGAGCAGGCGCTCTCCGCGTACGAGGAGGCCCTTCGCGCGGCCCGGGAGAACGGCTTCATCCAGCACGTGGCCCTCGTGTGCGAGCTGGCGGCGAACTTCTACCGCAAGCGGCAGGCCCCCTTCATCGCGGAGGCCTACGCGCGCCAGGCCCGGGAGGCGTACGCGCAGTGGGGGGCCCACGGCAAGGTCAAGCAGCTGGATGCCCTGTGGCCGTCCCTGGTGGGCCTGGCGGCACCCTCGAGCACCTCCACCACCACCACTTCCTCGGAGTCCCGGGAGATCGACGCACTCGCCGTGGTCAAGGCGCAGCAGGCCGTCTCCAGTGAGATCGTCCTCGAGCGGCTGGTGTCCACGCTCATGCGGGTCGCCACCGAGAACGCGGGGGCCCAGCGGGGAGCCCTGCTGCTGCCGCGCGGTGACAAGCTCGAGCTCGTGGCCGACACGGAGAGTGCCCCGAGCGCCGCGCTGCCCTGGACCATCCTCTCCTACGTCCGGCGCACGCACGAGCCCGTGCTCATCGGTGACGCGGCGGCGCCGCACCCGTTCTCGGGCGAGCCCTACCTGGAGCACAGCGGAACCAGGTCCGTGCTCTGCCTGCCGCTGATGCGCCAGGAGTCGCTGTCGGGAGTGATGTACCTGGAGAACAGGTTCGCCTCCGGGGCCTTCACCCCGGAGCGCATCACGCTGCTGGGGCAGCTCGCCTCGCAGGCCGCCATCTCCATCGAGAACGCCCGGCTGTACGCCGAGCTTCAGCGCACCGAGGCGGCGCTGCGCAGCGCCAACGAGGGGCTGGAGCGGCGGGTGGAGGAGCGCACGCGCGAGCTCAAGCAGGCGCAGGCCCAGCTGGTGGACACGGCGCGTGCGGCGGGCATGGCCGAGGTCGCCTCGGATGTGCTGCACAACGTGGGCAATGTCCTCACCAGCGCCGTCATCAACCTGGAGCAGATGCGCTCCGCGGCCGCGGCCTCGCGCTTCGACCGGGCGGCGCAGCTCTCCACCCTGCTCAAGGAGCACCAGGAGGATCTGGTGGGGTTCTTGACGCGAGATCCACGTGGCCGCGTCCTGCCGGACTACCTCCTGGCCCTCACCGAGGAGCTCCGCCAGGAGCGGATCCAACTGCGGACGAACCTGAATGAGATGGGCCTGCACCTCGAGCACATCCACGCCATCATCCGGGTGCAGCAGGACTACGCCAAGACGACACTCATCCTCGGGGAGTGGGACCTCGCGCAGATCATCGAAGACAGCCTGCGCTTCCAGCTGGCCGCGCTGCAGCGCCACGGCGTGACCGTGACGCGCGAGTTCACCTCCGTCCCCAAGCTGCAGGTGGACAAGCACAAGGTGCTGCAGATCCTCATCAACCTCCTGAGCAACGCCAAGGACGCCATGGCCGAGGTCCCCGAGGGACAACGCCATCTGTGCGTGCGGCTCACGGCCGAGGGGAATGTGGCCCGGATCCAGGTGGTGGACAGTGGGAAGGGCTTCACGCTGGAGCTGCGCAAGCAGCTCTTCGCGCTCGGCTTCACCACCCGCAAGGAGGGGCATGGCTTTGGCCTGCACTCGAGCGCGCTGGCGGCGCAGGTGATGGGGGGACGCCTGCTGTTGGAGAGCGAAGGTCCCGGCAAGGGCGCCACGGCCACGCTCGAGCTCCCTGTCTCGCAGACCCGCTGA